In Nitrosococcus oceani ATCC 19707, the following proteins share a genomic window:
- the rpoC gene encoding DNA-directed RNA polymerase subunit beta': MRDLLNLLKQQNQVEEFDSIRIGLASPDMIRAWSYGEVKKPETINYRTFKPERDGLFCAKIFGPVKDYECLCGKYKRLKHRGVICEKCGVEVTLAKVRRERMGHIELASPVAHIWFLKSLPSRISLLLDMTLRDIERVLYFEASVVIDPGMTPLERGQLLADEAYLQAIEEYGDEFDARMGAEAVQKMLKTLDLKGEAIRLREEITGTNSDTKIKKFSKRLKLIEAFIDSGNRSEWMILEVLPVLPPDLRPLVPLEGGRFATSDLNDLYRRVINRNNRLKRLLDLNAPDIIVRNEKRMLQESVDALLDNGRRGRAITGTNKLPLKSLADMIKGKQGRFRQNLLGKRVDYSGRSVIVVGPTLKLHQCGLPKKMALELFKPFIFGKLERAGLATTIKAAKKLVEREGPEVWDVLEEVIREHPVMLNRAPTLHRLGIQAFEPVLIEGKAIQLHPLVCVAFNADFDGDQMAVHVPLSLEAQLEARALMMSTNNILSPANGEPIIVPTQDVVLGLYYMTCERVNAKGEGMLFADINEVRRAYETSIAELHAKISVRITEIDPSKPEGEGETTRLVNTTVGRALLSELLPPGLPFELANKNMTKKEISRLVNICYRRLGLKTSVVFADRLMYLGFRQATLSGISIGVNDMVVPKEKQAILADAEEEVKEIEDQYASGLVTNGERYNKVVDIWSHTNDQVAKAMMERLGSEEVYDAKGNVVKQQTFNSIYMMADSGARGSAAQIRQLAGMRGLMAKPDGSIIETPITANFREGLDVLQYFISTHGARKGLADTALKTANSGYLTRRLVDVAQDLVVTKDDCGTTRGINITPFVEGGDVVEPLRERVLGRVLALNVYVPGSNEVAIPASTLLDESWVDYLETLGIDAVKVRSPITCETRYGICAACYGRDLGRGYRINIGEAIGVIAAQSIGEPGTQLTMRTFHIGGAASRTVTTDRIEVKYKGNIRLHNVKIVQHDSGKYVAVSRSGEVHIVDEQGRERERYKIPYGAELSAGDGDTVESGQVIATWAPHTHPVITEVAGKVRLQDFLEGSTVERQADEVTGLTSLTVLDPKQRGAAVKELRPMVKLVDETGSDLCLAGTDIPAHYYLPAGAVVSVEDEAMVGVGDVLARLPQESSKTRDITGGLPRVADLFEARKPKDPAVLAEISGTVSFGKETKGKQRLIITGSDGERHEELIPKWRQVNVFEGEHVEKGEAIVDGPPVPHDILRLRGVEELTYYIVNEVQEVYRLQGVKINDKHIEVIICQMLRKVEIIEPGDTSFLKGEQIDKPRLLEENEKMEKEDKLPARFEPVLLGITKASLATESFISAASFQETTRVLTEAAVTGKCDELRGLKENVIVGRLIPAGTGLAYHSERRRKRRMLEQPESLTADTGTSHYGEDEISESGAATA; encoded by the coding sequence ATGAGAGATTTGCTGAATTTGCTTAAGCAGCAAAACCAGGTAGAGGAGTTCGATTCCATACGCATTGGTCTGGCATCTCCCGATATGATCCGGGCTTGGTCATACGGCGAAGTCAAGAAGCCTGAAACCATTAATTATCGAACTTTTAAGCCAGAGCGGGATGGACTGTTTTGCGCTAAGATTTTTGGCCCGGTCAAAGACTATGAGTGCTTATGTGGTAAATATAAGCGCCTCAAACATCGCGGCGTTATTTGTGAGAAATGCGGAGTAGAGGTGACGCTAGCAAAAGTTCGTCGGGAGCGCATGGGGCATATTGAGCTGGCGAGTCCGGTAGCTCATATTTGGTTTCTAAAATCATTGCCTTCGCGGATTAGCCTACTGTTAGATATGACGCTCCGGGACATTGAGCGGGTGCTTTATTTCGAGGCCTCTGTGGTTATTGATCCAGGTATGACCCCATTAGAACGGGGACAACTCTTAGCGGACGAGGCTTACCTTCAAGCCATTGAGGAATATGGTGATGAGTTTGATGCTCGTATGGGAGCAGAAGCTGTTCAGAAGATGTTAAAAACCCTTGACCTCAAGGGAGAGGCGATTAGGCTGCGCGAGGAGATCACAGGCACGAACTCTGACACCAAAATCAAAAAATTTAGCAAGCGGCTCAAGCTTATCGAGGCTTTCATCGATTCGGGCAATCGTTCTGAGTGGATGATTCTGGAGGTCCTCCCCGTATTGCCACCGGATTTACGGCCTTTAGTGCCGTTGGAAGGGGGGCGTTTTGCTACTTCCGATCTGAATGATCTGTACCGGCGGGTCATTAATCGGAATAATCGCCTCAAACGGCTGTTAGATTTGAATGCGCCTGATATTATCGTGCGCAATGAAAAGCGTATGCTTCAGGAATCCGTGGATGCTCTTTTGGATAACGGACGCCGTGGGCGGGCGATCACAGGTACTAATAAGCTACCTTTAAAATCGTTAGCTGATATGATCAAAGGTAAGCAGGGTCGGTTTCGGCAAAACTTGTTAGGGAAACGAGTGGATTATTCAGGCCGATCGGTAATTGTGGTGGGTCCAACCCTAAAGCTACACCAGTGTGGTTTACCCAAAAAAATGGCACTGGAGCTTTTTAAGCCTTTTATCTTCGGTAAGCTTGAGCGGGCTGGGCTTGCTACCACGATTAAAGCGGCAAAGAAATTAGTGGAGCGGGAAGGCCCAGAGGTATGGGATGTGTTAGAGGAGGTGATCCGTGAGCATCCGGTGATGCTTAATCGGGCCCCTACCTTACATCGTCTTGGTATTCAAGCCTTTGAGCCGGTGCTCATTGAAGGTAAGGCAATTCAACTCCACCCCTTAGTGTGCGTGGCCTTTAATGCCGACTTTGACGGTGACCAGATGGCGGTTCATGTGCCGCTATCCTTGGAGGCTCAGCTGGAAGCCCGTGCGTTAATGATGTCTACCAACAATATTCTATCGCCAGCTAATGGAGAGCCCATTATTGTTCCTACCCAGGATGTCGTATTAGGGCTCTACTACATGACCTGCGAGCGGGTAAATGCTAAGGGTGAGGGGATGCTCTTCGCCGATATCAATGAGGTGCGTCGTGCCTATGAGACCAGTATAGCTGAACTCCATGCAAAAATCTCAGTGCGCATTACCGAGATAGATCCCTCTAAGCCGGAAGGTGAAGGCGAGACGACTCGCCTTGTTAATACTACAGTGGGGCGGGCCCTACTCTCAGAACTTTTGCCCCCAGGGCTACCTTTCGAATTAGCTAATAAGAATATGACCAAGAAAGAAATTTCTAGGTTGGTTAATATTTGCTATCGGCGCCTTGGCCTTAAGACCTCGGTAGTGTTTGCTGATCGGCTGATGTACCTTGGATTCCGGCAGGCGACTCTTAGCGGTATTTCCATTGGTGTTAATGACATGGTGGTGCCAAAAGAAAAGCAAGCGATCCTTGCCGATGCGGAAGAAGAGGTTAAGGAAATAGAGGACCAGTATGCTTCCGGCCTAGTGACCAATGGCGAGCGCTACAATAAAGTTGTGGACATTTGGTCCCATACTAATGATCAAGTTGCCAAGGCGATGATGGAGCGCCTAGGAAGTGAAGAGGTATATGATGCAAAAGGCAATGTTGTCAAGCAGCAGACTTTTAATTCTATCTATATGATGGCTGATTCTGGAGCCCGTGGATCGGCCGCCCAAATTCGCCAGCTTGCGGGTATGCGTGGCTTGATGGCTAAACCGGACGGCTCGATTATTGAGACACCGATTACTGCTAATTTTCGTGAAGGATTGGATGTCCTACAATATTTCATCTCTACCCATGGAGCCCGCAAGGGTTTGGCCGACACAGCGTTAAAAACCGCTAATTCAGGGTATTTGACCCGGCGCTTAGTGGATGTAGCTCAAGATTTAGTCGTTACAAAGGATGATTGCGGCACCACACGTGGGATTAATATAACCCCCTTCGTAGAGGGTGGTGATGTTGTGGAACCATTACGAGAGCGCGTGCTGGGGCGGGTATTAGCGCTTAATGTTTATGTGCCAGGAAGCAATGAAGTAGCTATACCTGCCAGTACGTTACTGGATGAGTCCTGGGTTGATTATCTTGAGACGTTAGGCATCGACGCGGTGAAGGTGCGTTCACCTATTACCTGTGAGACTCGTTATGGAATCTGTGCTGCTTGCTATGGTCGGGATCTGGGGCGAGGTTACCGTATCAATATCGGCGAAGCTATTGGTGTTATTGCTGCTCAGTCTATCGGTGAGCCGGGTACACAGCTCACTATGCGTACTTTCCATATTGGGGGGGCGGCCTCTCGAACGGTGACGACTGATAGGATTGAAGTTAAGTATAAGGGTAACATTCGGCTGCATAATGTCAAAATTGTTCAGCATGACAGTGGTAAGTATGTTGCTGTCTCCCGTTCCGGTGAAGTCCACATAGTCGATGAACAAGGGCGTGAGCGGGAACGCTATAAGATTCCTTATGGCGCCGAGCTTTCAGCAGGGGATGGTGATACAGTAGAATCGGGGCAAGTCATTGCTACTTGGGCTCCTCATACTCATCCAGTTATCACTGAGGTGGCGGGTAAGGTCAGACTTCAGGATTTTCTGGAGGGTAGCACCGTAGAACGCCAGGCTGATGAAGTGACCGGTTTGACTAGCCTTACGGTACTCGATCCCAAGCAGCGAGGCGCCGCTGTTAAAGAATTGCGTCCGATGGTTAAATTGGTTGATGAAACAGGAAGCGATCTGTGTCTTGCAGGAACAGATATTCCCGCCCATTATTATTTGCCAGCAGGAGCGGTCGTTTCAGTAGAAGATGAGGCCATGGTTGGCGTGGGTGATGTATTGGCGCGATTACCCCAAGAATCTAGCAAAACCCGTGATATTACGGGCGGTTTGCCGAGAGTAGCAGACCTTTTTGAAGCTCGAAAACCAAAAGACCCAGCGGTGCTTGCCGAAATTTCAGGGACGGTAAGTTTTGGTAAGGAAACCAAAGGAAAGCAGCGGCTTATCATCACTGGCAGTGATGGCGAGCGGCATGAGGAATTGATTCCTAAGTGGCGTCAAGTCAATGTGTTCGAAGGCGAACATGTTGAAAAAGGCGAAGCGATCGTCGATGGGCCACCTGTGCCGCATGATATTTTGCGTTTAAGAGGTGTGGAGGAGCTAACTTATTATATTGTTAACGAAGTTCAGGAGGTATATCGCCTTCAAGGGGTAAAAATCAATGATAAGCACATTGAAGTCATTATCTGTCAAATGCTTCGCAAGGTAGAAATAATAGAGCCTGGAGATACTAGTTTTCTTAAGGGCGAGCAGATCGATAAGCCAAGATTGCTGGAAGAAAATGAAAAAATGGAGAAAGAAGATAAGTTACCTGCTCGTTTTGAGCCGGTACTCCTTGGTATCACCAAGGCTTCTTTAGCCACGGAATCTTTCATTTCAGCCGCCTCTTTCCAAGAGACTACGCGGGTGCTTACGGAAGCGGCGGTGACAGGCAAATGCGATGAGCTGCGGGGGTTAAAAGAAAATGTAATTGTGGGTCGTTTAATTCCCGCAGGGACAGGTTTAGCCTATCATTCCGAGCGGCGTCGCAAGCGGCGGATGTTAGAACAGCCAGAATCTCTGACGGCCGATACGGGCACTTCCCATTATGGTGAAGATGAGATTTCTGAGTCAGGCGCTGCTACCGCTTGA
- the rpoB gene encoding DNA-directed RNA polymerase subunit beta yields MPYSLTEKKRIRKDFSKLHSILKTPFLLTIQIGSFLDFLQMDVPPGKRKDKGLHAAFKSVFPIKSYTEYAELQYSSYHLGVPSFEVKECQVRGLTYAAPLRVKLRLVIYDKESPASEQVVKDVKEQEVYMGEIPLMTPKGNFVINGTERVIVSQLHRSPGVIFEHDKGKTHSSGKLLFSARIIPYRGSWLDFEFDPKDCVYARIDRRRKLLATILLRALGYSTEEILIMFFETISVKRQGSSYLLDLVPQRLRGESLPFDIASPDGEVIVEAGRRVTARHIKQMEKAGMKTLPAPKEFLIGKTLARDLIDAGTGEVLAKANDEITAELMTALEDANIQAFDLIYTNDLDRGSFISDSLRLDPTTTPLEAQMEIYRVMRPGEPPTKEAAQNLFQNLFFNPERYDLSPVGRMKFNRRLGKEDITGPSILSKEDIVDVIKTLVDIRNGYGSVDDVDHLGNRRVRSVGEMAENQFRVGLVRVERAVRERLSLAESEGLMPQELINAKPVSAAVKEFFGSSQLSQFMDQNNPLSEVTHKRRVSALGPGGLTRERAGFEVRDVHPTHYGRVCPIETPEGPNIGLINSLAVYARINQYGFIETPYRKVVDGKVAGEVDYLSAIEEGQYVIAQANAAADEEGRLIDMLVSCRHKNEFTLLPPEKVQYIDVSPKQIVSVAASLIPFLEHDDANRALMGSNMQRQAVPTLRAETPLVGTGMEQVVARDSGVMVVARRGGIVDSVDAARVVVRVNDEETASDEPGVDIYNLIKYARSNQNTCINQSPLVKPGDTVAIGDVLADGPSTDMGELALGQNLLVAFMPWNGYNFEDSILISERVVEEDRFTSIHIEELTCFARDTKLGPEEISSDIPNVSEAALSKLDEAGIVYIGAEVKPGDILVGKVTPKGETQLTPEEKLLRAIFGEKASDVKDTSLRVSSGMQGTVIDVQVFTRDGVEKDTRALEIEEMELAKIKKDLRDEFRIVETDIYQRLEKVLVGKTVEGGPAELKAGTQITQNYLADLPRERWFEIRLRSEEAGRQLESVAGQLKEQRVAMDEKFQQQRAKLTSGHDLPPGVQKMVKVYLAVKRRVQPGDKMAGRHGNKGVISTIVPIEDMPYMEDGTPVDIVLNPLGVPSRMNIGQILETHLGWAAKGLGRKIGALLESGEQASELRVFLDRIYNASGKKEDLNSLSDEEVLELANNLKDGVPMATPVFDGASEQEIKTMLELADLPTNGQTNLYDGRSGEAFARPVTVGYMHMLKLNHLVDDKMHARSTGPYSLVTQQPLGGKAQFGGQRFGEMEVWALESYGAAYTLQEMLTVKSDDVNGRTKMYKNIVDGDYRMEAGMPESFNVLTKEIRALGIDIELEQD; encoded by the coding sequence ATGCCCTACTCGTTGACCGAGAAGAAGCGTATTCGTAAGGATTTTAGCAAGCTCCATAGTATACTGAAAACTCCTTTCTTGTTAACTATACAAATCGGCTCTTTCCTAGATTTTCTACAAATGGATGTGCCTCCTGGTAAGAGGAAAGATAAAGGGTTGCATGCCGCATTTAAGAGTGTTTTTCCTATCAAGAGCTATACAGAGTATGCTGAGCTACAGTATAGCAGCTATCATCTTGGTGTTCCCTCATTTGAGGTTAAGGAATGCCAAGTACGCGGTCTAACTTACGCGGCGCCTCTGCGGGTTAAGTTGCGCCTTGTTATTTATGACAAAGAATCTCCTGCTAGCGAGCAAGTGGTTAAGGATGTAAAAGAGCAGGAAGTGTACATGGGCGAGATCCCCTTGATGACGCCAAAAGGGAATTTTGTTATTAATGGAACAGAGCGGGTTATCGTCTCTCAATTGCACCGTTCTCCAGGAGTTATCTTCGAACATGATAAGGGAAAGACCCATTCCTCAGGAAAATTACTTTTTTCTGCTAGGATAATCCCCTATCGTGGATCTTGGCTCGATTTTGAATTTGATCCTAAGGATTGCGTCTATGCGCGTATTGATCGTCGACGTAAATTACTAGCGACTATATTGTTACGCGCCCTCGGTTACAGCACCGAGGAAATTCTAATTATGTTCTTTGAAACGATTTCGGTTAAGCGCCAAGGTTCAAGCTATTTATTAGACTTGGTGCCTCAGCGGCTTCGGGGTGAGTCGCTGCCTTTTGATATCGCTAGCCCAGATGGCGAGGTCATCGTTGAAGCAGGACGAAGGGTTACTGCGCGCCATATCAAGCAGATGGAAAAGGCTGGAATGAAGACTCTACCCGCGCCTAAGGAGTTTTTAATAGGAAAAACTCTAGCTCGGGATCTGATTGATGCTGGTACCGGAGAAGTATTAGCTAAAGCGAATGATGAAATTACAGCGGAATTAATGACGGCCCTAGAAGACGCTAATATACAAGCCTTTGATCTTATTTATACTAACGATTTGGACCGTGGCTCCTTTATCTCCGATAGTTTGCGCTTAGATCCTACCACTACACCACTAGAAGCCCAGATGGAAATCTATCGTGTAATGCGTCCTGGAGAGCCGCCGACTAAGGAAGCAGCGCAGAATCTATTTCAAAATTTGTTTTTCAACCCAGAACGTTACGATCTCTCTCCGGTGGGCCGAATGAAATTTAATCGCCGTCTGGGGAAAGAAGATATTACTGGCCCAAGTATATTATCCAAAGAAGATATTGTCGATGTTATAAAGACTCTAGTCGATATCCGTAATGGTTACGGCAGTGTGGATGATGTTGATCATCTGGGCAATCGCCGGGTGCGTAGTGTTGGAGAAATGGCGGAAAATCAATTTCGCGTAGGTTTGGTGCGAGTCGAGCGGGCGGTGCGGGAGCGTTTGAGTTTAGCGGAGTCGGAGGGGTTAATGCCTCAGGAATTGATTAACGCAAAACCCGTATCGGCCGCGGTTAAGGAGTTTTTTGGCTCTAGCCAGTTATCGCAGTTTATGGATCAGAATAATCCTTTATCCGAGGTGACTCATAAACGACGGGTATCTGCGCTAGGACCAGGAGGATTGACTCGTGAGCGGGCTGGTTTTGAGGTGCGTGATGTGCATCCTACTCATTACGGACGCGTCTGCCCCATCGAGACTCCGGAAGGCCCCAATATTGGTTTGATTAATTCTTTAGCGGTTTATGCCCGAATTAATCAATATGGTTTTATTGAAACACCATACCGAAAAGTAGTGGATGGCAAGGTGGCTGGCGAAGTGGACTATCTTTCGGCTATTGAGGAAGGACAGTACGTAATTGCTCAGGCGAATGCGGCTGCGGATGAAGAAGGGCGCCTCATTGATATGTTAGTTTCTTGCCGTCACAAGAATGAATTTACACTTCTACCACCTGAAAAAGTGCAGTACATTGATGTATCACCTAAACAAATCGTATCGGTAGCGGCATCTTTAATTCCTTTTTTAGAGCACGATGATGCCAACCGTGCATTGATGGGATCTAACATGCAGCGCCAGGCAGTGCCCACCTTGCGGGCGGAAACTCCTCTAGTAGGTACTGGTATGGAGCAAGTTGTAGCTCGTGATTCAGGAGTGATGGTGGTTGCTCGCCGTGGCGGTATCGTAGATTCTGTGGATGCAGCTCGCGTTGTCGTACGAGTCAATGACGAAGAAACGGCTTCCGATGAGCCCGGAGTTGATATTTATAACCTCATTAAGTATGCCCGCTCGAATCAAAACACATGCATCAACCAGAGTCCGTTAGTAAAGCCGGGCGATACGGTGGCTATAGGTGATGTGCTGGCTGATGGCCCTTCGACAGACATGGGTGAATTAGCTTTGGGGCAGAATCTTCTTGTCGCCTTTATGCCTTGGAATGGTTATAACTTTGAGGATTCTATCCTTATTTCCGAGCGGGTGGTGGAAGAAGATCGCTTTACTTCGATTCATATTGAAGAGCTGACTTGCTTTGCTCGGGATACTAAGTTAGGACCAGAGGAGATTAGCAGCGATATTCCGAATGTAAGCGAGGCGGCGTTATCTAAGCTGGATGAGGCGGGTATTGTTTATATTGGTGCTGAGGTGAAACCCGGCGATATTTTGGTTGGCAAGGTAACTCCCAAAGGGGAGACTCAATTGACACCGGAGGAAAAGCTCTTACGAGCTATCTTTGGGGAAAAGGCATCTGATGTAAAGGACACATCTCTACGAGTGTCTTCAGGTATGCAGGGTACCGTCATTGATGTCCAGGTCTTCACCCGTGATGGCGTGGAAAAGGATACTCGGGCCTTAGAGATAGAGGAGATGGAGCTTGCTAAAATCAAAAAGGATTTGCGGGATGAATTTCGTATTGTAGAGACTGATATTTATCAACGCCTAGAGAAAGTGTTAGTAGGTAAGACAGTCGAAGGAGGACCGGCAGAATTAAAAGCGGGAACCCAAATTACCCAAAATTACCTTGCTGATTTACCCAGGGAACGATGGTTTGAGATTAGACTACGTAGCGAGGAGGCTGGTAGGCAGCTGGAATCAGTTGCTGGGCAGCTTAAGGAACAACGGGTTGCAATGGATGAAAAATTCCAGCAGCAACGTGCCAAGCTCACTTCCGGGCATGACCTCCCCCCTGGTGTCCAAAAAATGGTGAAGGTCTATTTAGCCGTAAAGCGCCGTGTCCAACCCGGTGATAAGATGGCGGGTCGACATGGAAATAAGGGAGTGATTTCCACCATCGTACCTATTGAAGACATGCCCTATATGGAAGATGGGACTCCAGTAGATATCGTGCTTAATCCTCTAGGGGTGCCTTCTCGGATGAATATTGGGCAGATCTTAGAAACCCATCTGGGATGGGCGGCAAAGGGCTTGGGTCGAAAAATTGGCGCTCTCCTTGAGTCGGGAGAACAGGCTTCTGAACTGCGTGTTTTCTTAGATCGGATATATAACGCTAGTGGCAAGAAAGAAGACCTAAATTCTTTGAGCGATGAAGAGGTATTGGAGCTTGCAAATAACCTGAAGGATGGGGTTCCTATGGCGACACCGGTATTCGATGGCGCTTCCGAGCAAGAAATTAAAACTATGCTGGAGTTGGCTGACTTGCCTACTAATGGACAGACAAATCTTTATGATGGTAGGAGTGGAGAAGCCTTCGCCCGTCCAGTAACGGTAGGATATATGCATATGCTTAAATTGAATCATTTAGTTGATGATAAGATGCATGCTCGTTCGACGGGTCCTTATAGCTTAGTTACTCAGCAGCCTTTGGGGGGGAAAGCCCAGTTTGGCGGGCAGCGTTTTGGTGAGATGGAGGTATGGGCCTTAGAATCCTACGGTGCGGCCTATACTTTGCAGGAAATGCTTACTGTGAAATCCGACGATGTGAACGGGCGCACCAAGATGTATAAAAACATCGTAGATGGTGATTACCGTATGGAAGCGGGTATGCCGGAATCTTTTAATGTATTGACCAAAGAAATTCGTGCCCTCGGTATCGATATTGAACTGGAACAAGATTAA
- the rplL gene encoding 50S ribosomal protein L7/L12, giving the protein MAVAKEEILETISNMTVMDVVELIEAMEEKFGVSAAAPIAAAAPAAGAEAGAAAEEKTEFDVVLVSFGSNKVQVIKAVRSITSLGLKEAKDLVEGAPSPVKEGISKDEADEIKKQLEEAGASIEVK; this is encoded by the coding sequence ATGGCTGTAGCGAAAGAAGAAATCTTGGAAACGATTTCAAATATGACCGTCATGGATGTGGTTGAATTGATTGAGGCCATGGAAGAAAAGTTTGGTGTTAGTGCCGCCGCGCCAATAGCTGCAGCGGCACCCGCGGCGGGTGCTGAAGCAGGGGCTGCTGCGGAGGAAAAAACGGAATTTGACGTTGTACTGGTAAGTTTTGGTTCTAATAAGGTACAAGTCATTAAAGCTGTCCGGAGCATTACCAGCCTTGGTCTCAAGGAAGCCAAGGATTTAGTGGAGGGTGCGCCTTCACCCGTTAAGGAAGGAATTTCTAAGGATGAAGCCGATGAGATCAAGAAGCAATTGGAGGAGGCTGGCGCTAGTATTGAGGTTAAATAA
- the rplJ gene encoding 50S ribosomal protein L10 codes for MSLNLEAKKAVVAEVAAVASQSHSAVAIEYRGLTVAEITKLRVAARKGDVYLRVVRNTLASRALEGTDFDCMREGLTGPLMLAFSREEPSAAARVIRDFGKEHPKLVVKMGCLGGRLLPPEGVENLAKMPTKEQAVAMLMGVLQAPIGKFARTLAEPTAKLVRTVAAVRDQKQAT; via the coding sequence TTGAGTCTTAATTTAGAAGCAAAAAAGGCTGTTGTTGCTGAAGTGGCAGCGGTTGCCTCTCAGTCTCATTCCGCTGTTGCGATTGAGTATCGCGGATTGACCGTTGCCGAAATAACAAAGCTTAGGGTGGCTGCTCGCAAAGGGGATGTTTATCTGCGTGTAGTGCGTAATACATTAGCTTCTCGCGCCCTTGAAGGAACTGATTTTGATTGTATGCGCGAGGGTTTAACAGGGCCTTTAATGCTGGCGTTCTCTCGTGAGGAACCGAGCGCCGCAGCCCGGGTGATTCGGGACTTTGGTAAGGAACATCCCAAGCTTGTGGTTAAGATGGGGTGCCTTGGAGGTAGATTATTGCCCCCTGAGGGCGTAGAGAATCTTGCCAAAATGCCCACTAAGGAGCAGGCGGTTGCTATGCTTATGGGGGTTTTGCAGGCCCCGATCGGGAAATTTGCTCGTACTTTGGCCGAGCCTACGGCAAAATTAGTGCGTACTGTTGCTGCTGTACGAGACCAAAAGCAAGCAACTTAG
- the rplA gene encoding 50S ribosomal protein L1, with protein MAKLGKRLVGIREKLEPGKLYPVEEALNLLKEVAKVKFEESVDVAVNLGVDPRKSDQVVRGSTVLPNGLGKTVRVGVFTQGVNAEAAKNAGADVVGLEDLAETVKSGQIDFDVIIASPDAMRVVGQLGPILGPRGLMPNPKVGTVTTDVAGAVTKAKAGQVRYRTDKAGIIHCSIGKTSFEVDALKQNLRALVEDLGKLKPASAKGIYLKKLTLSTTMGPGIAVDQASLPV; from the coding sequence ATGGCTAAACTGGGTAAACGGTTAGTTGGGATTCGAGAAAAATTAGAGCCAGGAAAGCTTTATCCGGTGGAGGAAGCTTTGAATTTGCTTAAGGAAGTTGCAAAGGTTAAATTTGAAGAGTCAGTGGATGTCGCTGTCAATCTTGGTGTAGATCCGCGCAAATCTGACCAGGTGGTGCGTGGTTCGACGGTACTGCCTAATGGTCTTGGTAAAACGGTGCGGGTAGGTGTATTTACCCAGGGTGTTAACGCTGAAGCGGCAAAAAACGCGGGGGCTGATGTGGTTGGGCTTGAGGATTTGGCTGAGACGGTGAAATCTGGTCAGATCGATTTTGATGTGATTATAGCATCACCCGACGCCATGCGTGTAGTGGGGCAGCTGGGCCCAATTTTAGGGCCTCGGGGACTGATGCCAAACCCTAAAGTGGGGACCGTGACTACTGATGTGGCCGGTGCCGTGACAAAAGCTAAAGCCGGGCAGGTTCGTTATCGGACTGATAAAGCAGGCATTATTCATTGCTCGATAGGCAAGACATCTTTCGAAGTAGATGCGCTTAAACAGAACCTTCGGGCTTTAGTAGAGGATCTTGGAAAATTAAAGCCTGCTTCGGCAAAAGGCATATACCTGAAAAAACTAACTTTATCTACTACCATGGGTCCTGGAATAGCTGTGGATCAAGCTAGCCTTCCGGTTTAG
- the rplK gene encoding 50S ribosomal protein L11, translating into MAKKIEAYIRLQVPAGQANPSPPVGPALGQRGVNIMEFCKTFNAQTQGLEQGMPIPVVITVYSDRSFTFVTKTPPASILLKKAAGITSGSSRPNSDKVGKVTRAQLEEIAETKMPDLNAADKEAAIRTIAGSARSLGLETEGV; encoded by the coding sequence ATGGCAAAGAAGATAGAAGCCTATATTAGACTACAAGTGCCTGCTGGGCAAGCCAATCCAAGTCCTCCAGTAGGCCCGGCTTTAGGGCAGCGAGGCGTTAATATTATGGAGTTTTGTAAGACCTTTAATGCCCAAACTCAAGGATTGGAGCAAGGGATGCCTATACCAGTGGTGATTACGGTTTACTCTGACCGTAGTTTTACCTTTGTGACTAAGACGCCACCGGCTTCGATTTTGCTTAAAAAAGCAGCAGGCATTACGTCCGGGAGTAGTCGCCCTAATAGCGATAAGGTAGGCAAGGTTACCCGCGCTCAACTTGAGGAAATCGCGGAAACAAAAATGCCTGACCTAAATGCAGCGGATAAGGAGGCGGCTATTCGCACTATTGCTGGCAGTGCACGTAGTCTGGGCCTGGAAACAGAGGGCGTTTAA
- the nusG gene encoding transcription termination/antitermination protein NusG, with product MAKRWYVVQAFSGFEQQVKRSIEERVRRYGLQESFGDILVPTEEVVEMREGQKRKSERKFFPGYVLVQMEMGDETWHLVKDVPRVLGFIGGTSDKPAAITEAEAEEILERIREGAEQPRPKVLFEPGEMVRVIEGPFTDFNGVVEEVNYEKNKLRVAVLIFGRSTPVELDFGQVEKR from the coding sequence GTGGCCAAGCGCTGGTATGTAGTCCAGGCTTTTTCTGGTTTTGAACAGCAAGTTAAGCGCTCCATTGAAGAGCGAGTTCGTCGCTATGGGTTGCAAGAGAGCTTTGGGGATATCTTGGTGCCCACCGAAGAAGTCGTTGAAATGCGGGAAGGGCAGAAACGGAAAAGCGAACGTAAGTTTTTTCCTGGGTATGTCTTGGTTCAAATGGAAATGGGTGATGAAACTTGGCATTTAGTTAAGGATGTTCCTCGGGTGCTGGGTTTTATTGGAGGGACAAGCGATAAGCCTGCAGCAATCACGGAAGCGGAAGCTGAAGAGATATTGGAGCGGATCCGGGAAGGGGCAGAGCAGCCACGGCCAAAAGTATTATTTGAGCCGGGGGAAATGGTGCGTGTGATCGAGGGGCCTTTTACCGATTTTAATGGTGTAGTCGAAGAAGTCAACTATGAAAAAAACAAACTCCGCGTGGCGGTATTGATCTTTGGACGATCTACTCCGGTTGAGCTCGATTTTGGACAAGTGGAGAAGAGATAG